The Poseidonibacter lekithochrous region AGGTAAGAAGCTATTGCTTTCTGTTGAGTTTCATTAAGTCTTCCATCAAAGCTAGGCATTGAACCAATATTTGATTTTTTACCATCTTTTAAAACTGCAATAACTAAAGCATCATCGTATTCTCTAATGTTTGGAGCAACGTAAGGCATACCTTTACCATCTACACCATGACATCCAGCACATACTGCGTATGCTGCAGGTTGTTCACCTTTGAATCCACCAGCTACATATTCAGCAATTACATCAACATCAGGACCAAATGCCATTCCACCTGGCATACCACCTGGATATGCAGTTGTTAAGCTATTTGAACCATTATTAATTACATGAACAACTTGTTCTTTTGCAATTCTTTTAGTTAAGTTTTGAGCTTTTCCTTCAATACCTTCAGCATCAACACCATGACAAGGTGAACACTGTACTAAGTATGTAGATTGACCCATTGCTTCTAAAGTCTCTTGAGATGGATTTTGCCATTTTGACTCAAACTTTTGGTTATATTCAATAGTCTCTTCATTCCATTGTCCAATTTGAGAGAACCCATTAATTGGATAACCAACAGTGAAGTACCAGAACATCCAAATGATTGAACCAATAAATGCTAATGCCCATCCAGTTGGAACAGGGTTTTTATATTCACCAATACCATCCCATCTTTCTTCTGCTAAATCACCACTAGCAGTATCATTTTTCATTTGATTAATATACTTTAACGCAACAAATACAGTAATTGTAATAATTGCAATTGCCCCTAGCATTGTTAAGCTATTAATATAATCATCGCCGATAAAAGCATCACCTGCCGCAAAGTAAGTTCCTGCCATTAAAGCGATGATAAGAATAATTCCACCTATAATCATAGATTTCATACTATTTTCTCCCTCTTACTTTAAAGAATTTAAATATGCAATTAATGCAACTATTTCAGGAATTTGACCTTTTGTAACAGCGTCTTTTACAGCTTGATTTTTCATATCAGCTGCAATTGCTGCAGCATCTGCTTTAGCATTTGCAATAGCTGAGTTATACTCACCTAATTCAACGTCAACTTTTCCATCACCATTTAAATCTTGATCATATGGCGTAGCAAATACAGTTTTTACTGTGTATGCTTCTGCATACGCTGTATCTAAGTCTGCTATATTCTCAAATTGGTGTGGGTAAGCTGGCATTACTGTTCCTGGAACAACAGAAGCTGGATCCATCATATGATTCTCATGCCAATCTGTAGTTCTGTAATTTCCAACTCTCCATAAATCTGGTCCAGTTCTTTTTGATCCCCATAAAAATGGTCTATCATAAGCATATTCACCAGATAATGAATACATACCATATCTATCAGTCTCTGATTTAAATGGTCTTACTAATTGCGAGTGACAAGCATTACAAGATTCTTTGATATATACTTGTCTACCAGCTAATTCAAGAACAGAATAAGGTTTTGTACCTACTGTTGGTCTTGATTGTTTTGCGAAATCTGGAATTACTTCGATGATCCCTGCAAATGAAATAAATACGAATACTAATACCGCAAAGAAAAACGGTCTTTGTTCAAACCAATGAAACATAATAATCCCTCCTTCTTACGCAGCTACTGGAGTTGCATTAACTGGTTCTTTGTCAAGTACTCTACCACATTTAATAGTTTTGTAAATGTTGTATGCGAACATAAAGAATCCAACTAGATATAATAATCCACCAACAGCTCTAATAGTATAGTATGGTTTTAATACAATAACTGTATCAATAAATGAGTATACTAATGAACCATATTCATCGTAAGCTCTCCACATCATACCTTGAGTAATTCCTGCAATCCACATAGATGTAAAGTATAAAACGATACCTGTAGTTTGTAACCAGAATTGAGTATCCATTAATGATTTAGAGTATATTTCTCTTTTATACATTCTTGGAACCATATGGAATAATGCAGCCATAATCATAAATACAACCCATCCAAGTACACCATCGTGAACGTGTCCAGGAATCCAATCTGTAAAGTGCGCAATAGCATTTACTGATTTAATTGCTTGAATTGGTCCTTCAATAGTTGATAACATATAGAAAGTTGAAGCTAATACCATGAATTTAATTAATGTGTTTGTTTGTAATTGTTGCCACTCACCTTTCATAGTTAAAAGCATATTAATAGCTGATCCCCATGATGGTAAAATTAATACAACTGACATTACAGAACCCATTGTTTGCATCCAGTCTGGTACTGTTGAGTAAATAAGGTGATGTCCACCTGCCCAAAGGTAAACGAATAACAATCCCCAGAATGCTAATATCGATAACTTGTATGAATAAACATTTTGTCCTGATTCTTTTGGTAAAAAGTAGTAATTCAAAGCAATAATAGGCACAGTAAATACAAAGGCTACGGCATTATGACCGTACCACCACTGTACAATTGCGTCATTTGTTCCAGAATACATAGAAACAGAGTGAATCCATGAACCATAACCAGAAACTAAAGCAGTAGGAACTTCCATATTATTAAATAAATATAACATAGCAATTGCTAAGAATGTAGCAATGAAGTACCATAAAGAAATATATAATGTTCTCTCTCTTCTAATTCCGATTAAACCAAAAATTGAGATTCCCCATAAAACCCACCAAACAACTACTAAAACATCTAATGGCCATTCTAGTTCAGCATATTCTTTCGAAGTTGTAATACCCATGAAAAGAGTAACTACAGCTAATATAATTGTAATAAAGTATAAAACAAAATGTAGTTTTGCAATTGCCATTAAAAATGGTGATTCTTTTAAAGAAACTTTTAAAACTCTCTGCGAGATATAATACCAACCCGCAAAAACCCCACTAAGTGTAAATCCAAATGTTACCCCATTTGTATGAATTGGTCTTAATCTACCGAAAGTACCATATTCACCAGCTAAATTACTAAGCTCTGGAAATGCCAACTGAAATGCTAATACAACACCCAAAGACATACCGATAATACCAAATAAAATAGCTACTACAGCAAAGGCTTTTGCAACTGAGTAATCATACTCAACGTGAACGCTCTTTTGCATATATTTTCTCCTAATAATTTTATATATACGTATAATTGTCAAATTGAAATAAACAAAAAACAATAGTCTAAATACAAATAAACTTTTATTTGTTTTGTACTTTATATGCTTTTGGTGTCCATTTAGTGGTAGATTTTATTTTGGGAGGGGGAATGAGATAAGGGAGGAGTTCTCTTATCTTTTTTGTGTATTTAAAAGTAAGTTTTTATTTCTTAATATCAATATGTTTTTTTAAAATATCTGTAAGTTCATCGTCACTTAAATTTTCTTTTTCAGTTTTTGAGTAAATTGATATTAAAACAATTTTATTTTCAATTTGTTTATAAATGATTATTCTAAAACCACCACTTTTACCTGTTGGTATTGATGAGTTTTTTACTCTTTTTTTGAATAGATTAAAACCTAAATAAACACCTAAATCATTTTTTGTTTCAATTTCATCAACTGCTTGTTTTAAATCAGGTTTTAAAAGTTTGAATTTTTTTGATAGTTTTTTAGCTTCTTTGAGAAAACTGTCACTATATTCAATAATCACAATTCATCCCATAATTTATCAATAGAATTAGTTTTACCCTCTTCTACATCTTTTAATCCAGCATCAATAGATTTCAAAATCTTTTTTGCTTCTACTTCTTTTAGGGCTTCTTTCATAGCTTCATACTCATCTTTTGAGATAATAACTGCTTCTACTTTGTTGTTTTTAAGTACAGCTAATTTATCTACTGTATTATCTTTGATTTGAGATAGATATGTACCAAATTTTTTTGCAAGTTCAGATGATGATATAAGTTCATTTGTTGAATAAGTTACCATATATTTTCCTTATAATTATCCGTATAATTTTACTATTAATATTATAGCATAAAATTTAATCATATACTTTTTTCAATAATATAGATATTTTTATTTTTGATTAATTTAGACAACTTTACCTAACCTAGTTAAGATATCAAAAGATTCAATATCCAATTTCGAAAAAGCAAACCATTTTTTACCCAAATCTTTTAAACTAGCACCTATATGATAGACATCTTTATTATCAATAATTAAAAATCTATCATGAGAACTATTAAATTGTTTTATTTTAATATCGGGATATTGTGAATTGTGTTTTTCTAAATCTTGGAGTAATTGCTTTGATATGTTTTTTGTATATATTGCACATTTTACATCTGTATTTCTTTTGGACAAAAGTGTAAGTACACTATCATCACAATAGTTATCAATGAGTACAATTGATTGTTTTGAAGTTCTTATAAGATCAGATATAAATACATAAGCATCATACATCTGACCATCATAAAATATACCTTGTTTTGGTTTTAGTGATTTATCTTCAAGAGCATTAAAAATTCTGTCAAATTTCTCATCTATTTCAATTTTGTCTTTGATTCTTAGAGTTTCTATATTTTCTAATCGTTGAAAGATATATGAATTATCAGAGAGAACTTTTCTCATGTTTACAAAACTATTTATAATCTTGATACTTACTTCAATTGCTACTTTACTTTTTAGAATAGCACTTAACATAGAAACACCTTGTTCTGTGAAGACATAAGGTAAATACCTTCTTCCTCCATGTTCTAATGTCACAATTTGTGACCTTAAAGAATCATCAGAACTTGAGGTCACAATTTGTGACCTCAAGTTTTGATACTCTTCATCTGTTAATTGAAACCTAAAGTTTTCAGGAAATCTTTCACTATTTCTTTTAACTGCTTGATTAAATACTTTTGTTTCAACTTCATAAAGCTCTGCTAAATCTCTATCTAGCATCACGGATAATCCTCTTATTGTAAAGATTTTATTTTTGATTTTATTTTCATTTATTAATAATTCATTCATGTAAAACTCCCTAAAAACTCTCTCTTAGCTTTGAGAATTATGTCATAATTTTTTATTATTATTTAAAAACATTACAAACTGTCATGATTTTAAAGTAATAGAAAATCTTTATATATAATCCAAGAAATAAAATATTCTTAGGAGTTACAATGCAATTAATAATAGGATCACAAGTTAAACTTATAGATGGAGCTATTGAAAAAATCTTCCCTTATGGTGAAGTGTTGCAATTGTTAAGTAAATTTAAGAATATATGTACTGATATAAAATGGAACGTAAATGTACCCGCTAGAGATAAGTGTCAGATTATAGAAAATCAAGAAACAATTAATATCAAAAACTTTAAGGCAAGAGATTTTCAACAAGCTTGTGTTGATAAATTTACAAGAACTACACTTACAGGTTATATTTTTGCTCCTACTGGCTCTGGTAAAACAAATATAGCTGCATATTTAATTGCAAAAAGAAATATAAGGACACTATTTATTGTTCCTAAATATGATTTAGTAAAACAAACCAAAAAAAGATTTCAAGATATTTTAGATATTGATCCATCAATGATAGGTGAGCTTAGCTCTCACAAGAAAGAGTTTGGAGCTCCTATTCTAATCACTACATGGCAATCATTAAATAAAGAAGCTACATTACAAAGAGTTAAAGAAGATAAATACTCACAGATCATTTGTGATGAGATGCATAAAGCTAGTGCAGATGTTTATTATGATGTTGTATCATCAATTCCAGCCATGTATAAACACGGTCTTACTGCGACACCATATAGAAATAATATCAAAAACGAACAAAGACTTTACGATTTAGTTGGAAATGAGATTGCAAGTGTAAATATACTAGATTTATATAAACATGGATTTTTAGTTCAACCAAATATAAAGTTTAAAAATACACATTATAAAATCAATATAGATCAAGAATATTTGAGATCATTGGATTTTAATATAAAACTAGGAATGCTTAAAAAAAATATTGATAAATCCAAAAAGAGAAAAGAGTTCATACTAAATGATATTAAAAGAGCTCTAGAGCTTGAAAGACGTGAGTCTAATTCTAATCAATCTGTAATTTTAATGAATACCTTAGAGCTAGGACAAATGTTAAAAGAAGAGTTATCTGCTGATTATAATGTATTATATATTGATGCAAATACAAAAGCAAAAGAAAGAAATGAAATATTTTCTGATTTAACAGAGAATAAAATCACGGATTATGTTCTAATAGGAACTTCTAAACTTCTAGGAGAAGGTACAGATATTCCCTCTATTAAAAATGTATTTTGTGCAAGTCCTGCTTATCCTCCTTTTGAAGATACAGCACGTTTACAACAAATCATAGGAAGAGCTATGAGACCATTCCCAAATAAGAATTCTGCAAATATAATTATCTACAATGATGAAACAACAGGCTGGATAAATAAAAAGAAAAATGAAGTTTTAGATATTGTTATTAATAAGGTTAAGCCTATTATAAATCATTCCAAATAGTTTTATATTCAATAAGTGATTCTTTTGTTTTTTCATTTATTATTCTAAATGAAACAGGATATTTTGATTTATCATTTTTAGGACAAGACCTAAAGAAGTTCCCAATTGGATGTAGAGAAATTTTATTATTCTCTAATACCAGTCCACCACTGACACCTTCAAGTATTAAAATCATGTCTTTCTGGAATTTTAAAATTTTTGTAGCTTCTCCTTTACTTACATTCTTAAGAACAATACTTTTAATATTAGAAAGCTCTATCGTAATATTGTCAGTTTTTGCATTGCTAAAATATTTTTTATTTAAAAAAGTATTTTCTAAATATTTTGGTCCGTAGCAGTTTTTACATTTTTTAAAAATATCCACTAAATGAGCAAAATTATCTCTAAATGTAAGAACTAATTCTTTTGATGTTTTATTGTATTTTATATTTAGATTATTTTTTCTTAGATATTTTATAGATTTATTACAATAAGATGTATCATTTTTATTACTCTCTACATTCCACCAATTTATTATTTTATATAACAACACCTGATTATTTTCCACATATTGAAAGTTTGAGTATAAATCTGAACTATTTGCTAATAATAAACTAGAACTTATAAAAATAGCAATAATGCTTTTAGGGATGATTTTTTTCATATTCTACTTTGATTTTTTTAGTTATTTATTCGATATTATTATATATATTTTTTCTGTATTTAGTTTTAATAATATTTAAATTTTGTCTAATGTTCACTTTTTAATTTTTCTAATATCTTCACCATCGCTAAAGTATCTAACTTACAATACTCAATAAGTGATGCTCTCATTTTGCTTTTACTTACCTCATCAAGCTTTCCTAGGTTTGCAAAGGCATTCATAGCTTGGCTTCCATTTTGTACTCCATCTAGTTCTTTGTATGCTTTGGTAAACTCTGGTACTAAGGCTGGTAATACATACTTGATAGAATAAGATCCATTCATTGATGGAGTTACATAGTATTTCTTCTGAAAAGGTATCATTAGGTCTTTCATATTTTCATTTATACTTAGAAGATGGGTACTAAGCTCTGGGTATAAGTCTGCTAGTCTTTTGATAACACTTTTTTCAAAACTCATGTTATATGCTAATACGTTCACGTCACTTGGTATATGCTCACACAAACTTTTGGCTATTTGCTCTCTTGGGTCTATACCATCTTTAGCTAAATACTCTTTGTGTTCTAATGTGCCATCTTCATGCTCACAATGAAGTGAGTATTGAAATGGTATTTGCTGATATGGACTAATACCTTTGAATTCTGGTATAGCTTGCTGAAATGTCTCAAAATCTAAGTGATAGATAGGATAAGTCAAAGTATCTACAAACTCTTTGATTTTTTCTTTATTTATGAAAGTCTCTTTTGATTTGTAGTTTTCTACTGCTTGGGATTGATTTGCAGTCATGGCAAAGTCATCTGGTATATCTTCTATCTTTGTTATACCTTGTGAATATAACTCTACTTGTTTTTTACTTCCTAGATTGAAGATATTAAAAATAGAGTATTCAGGTATAGTTCTTTGAGTTTTCCAACAGTAATCTTTGGCATCACATACATATGGATTATGACAGTGTTTTCCTATATCA contains the following coding sequences:
- the ccoO gene encoding cytochrome-c oxidase, cbb3-type subunit II, encoding MFHWFEQRPFFFAVLVFVFISFAGIIEVIPDFAKQSRPTVGTKPYSVLELAGRQVYIKESCNACHSQLVRPFKSETDRYGMYSLSGEYAYDRPFLWGSKRTGPDLWRVGNYRTTDWHENHMMDPASVVPGTVMPAYPHQFENIADLDTAYAEAYTVKTVFATPYDQDLNGDGKVDVELGEYNSAIANAKADAAAIAADMKNQAVKDAVTKGQIPEIVALIAYLNSLK
- a CDS encoding c-type cytochrome; this translates as MKSMIIGGIILIIALMAGTYFAAGDAFIGDDYINSLTMLGAIAIITITVFVALKYINQMKNDTASGDLAEERWDGIGEYKNPVPTGWALAFIGSIIWMFWYFTVGYPINGFSQIGQWNEETIEYNQKFESKWQNPSQETLEAMGQSTYLVQCSPCHGVDAEGIEGKAQNLTKRIAKEQVVHVINNGSNSLTTAYPGGMPGGMAFGPDVDVIAEYVAGGFKGEQPAAYAVCAGCHGVDGKGMPYVAPNIREYDDALVIAVLKDGKKSNIGSMPSFDGRLNETQQKAIASYLRSLGE
- a CDS encoding DUF2779 domain-containing protein; the encoded protein is MNLSKSLYTKGIQCQKALWLKKYNKEVLTLPDDSALARFDTGNVVGDLACKLFPNGVEIPYSTNFDEMIKQTAKYIDDGIKYIYEATFNFNGILVLVDVLEIHEDGSVSIYEVKSSSSVKDIYVHDTSIQYYVLEQLGFSIVSANVVHINSSYVRGDDLELDELFTIADVSDEVLVLQENIPTILKEFGTILENKINEPNIDIGKHCHNPYVCDAKDYCWKTQRTIPEYSIFNIFNLGSKKQVELYSQGITKIEDIPDDFAMTANQSQAVENYKSKETFINKEKIKEFVDTLTYPIYHLDFETFQQAIPEFKGISPYQQIPFQYSLHCEHEDGTLEHKEYLAKDGIDPREQIAKSLCEHIPSDVNVLAYNMSFEKSVIKRLADLYPELSTHLLSINENMKDLMIPFQKKYYVTPSMNGSYSIKYVLPALVPEFTKAYKELDGVQNGSQAMNAFANLGKLDEVSKSKMRASLIEYCKLDTLAMVKILEKLKSEH
- the ccoN gene encoding cytochrome-c oxidase, cbb3-type subunit I, with protein sequence MQKSVHVEYDYSVAKAFAVVAILFGIIGMSLGVVLAFQLAFPELSNLAGEYGTFGRLRPIHTNGVTFGFTLSGVFAGWYYISQRVLKVSLKESPFLMAIAKLHFVLYFITIILAVVTLFMGITTSKEYAELEWPLDVLVVVWWVLWGISIFGLIGIRRERTLYISLWYFIATFLAIAMLYLFNNMEVPTALVSGYGSWIHSVSMYSGTNDAIVQWWYGHNAVAFVFTVPIIALNYYFLPKESGQNVYSYKLSILAFWGLLFVYLWAGGHHLIYSTVPDWMQTMGSVMSVVLILPSWGSAINMLLTMKGEWQQLQTNTLIKFMVLASTFYMLSTIEGPIQAIKSVNAIAHFTDWIPGHVHDGVLGWVVFMIMAALFHMVPRMYKREIYSKSLMDTQFWLQTTGIVLYFTSMWIAGITQGMMWRAYDEYGSLVYSFIDTVIVLKPYYTIRAVGGLLYLVGFFMFAYNIYKTIKCGRVLDKEPVNATPVAA
- a CDS encoding DEAD/DEAH box helicase, with the protein product MQLIIGSQVKLIDGAIEKIFPYGEVLQLLSKFKNICTDIKWNVNVPARDKCQIIENQETINIKNFKARDFQQACVDKFTRTTLTGYIFAPTGSGKTNIAAYLIAKRNIRTLFIVPKYDLVKQTKKRFQDILDIDPSMIGELSSHKKEFGAPILITTWQSLNKEATLQRVKEDKYSQIICDEMHKASADVYYDVVSSIPAMYKHGLTATPYRNNIKNEQRLYDLVGNEIASVNILDLYKHGFLVQPNIKFKNTHYKINIDQEYLRSLDFNIKLGMLKKNIDKSKKRKEFILNDIKRALELERRESNSNQSVILMNTLELGQMLKEELSADYNVLYIDANTKAKERNEIFSDLTENKITDYVLIGTSKLLGEGTDIPSIKNVFCASPAYPPFEDTARLQQIIGRAMRPFPNKNSANIIIYNDETTGWINKKKNEVLDIVINKVKPIINHSK
- a CDS encoding type II toxin-antitoxin system RelE/ParE family toxin — its product is MIIEYSDSFLKEAKKLSKKFKLLKPDLKQAVDEIETKNDLGVYLGFNLFKKRVKNSSIPTGKSGGFRIIIYKQIENKIVLISIYSKTEKENLSDDELTDILKKHIDIKK
- a CDS encoding ORF6N domain-containing protein; translation: MNELLINENKIKNKIFTIRGLSVMLDRDLAELYEVETKVFNQAVKRNSERFPENFRFQLTDEEYQNLRSQIVTSSSDDSLRSQIVTLEHGGRRYLPYVFTEQGVSMLSAILKSKVAIEVSIKIINSFVNMRKVLSDNSYIFQRLENIETLRIKDKIEIDEKFDRIFNALEDKSLKPKQGIFYDGQMYDAYVFISDLIRTSKQSIVLIDNYCDDSVLTLLSKRNTDVKCAIYTKNISKQLLQDLEKHNSQYPDIKIKQFNSSHDRFLIIDNKDVYHIGASLKDLGKKWFAFSKLDIESFDILTRLGKVV
- a CDS encoding type II toxin-antitoxin system Phd/YefM family antitoxin, whose translation is MVTYSTNELISSSELAKKFGTYLSQIKDNTVDKLAVLKNNKVEAVIISKDEYEAMKEALKEVEAKKILKSIDAGLKDVEEGKTNSIDKLWDEL